From Betaproteobacteria bacterium, a single genomic window includes:
- the lolB gene encoding outer membrane lipoprotein LolB, whose amino-acid sequence MRSCLVGLVAALVLTGCASSAKRDLAPADPAAIESFELSGRVSVKVKAENKGYPGKIRWQHQGAMEDLWIYTPLGNLVAHLEQDENTAAITTAEGEEYRAGTLAFLARDVLGYDLPIDALQYWVRGLEWPKGRTSRVVKDDKGRLAVLAQDHWEVSYQAWGDHDGLPSKMIVENEEMKLSLVIDQWRLRDLGEGESK is encoded by the coding sequence GTGCGTTCCTGCTTGGTAGGTCTTGTCGCGGCGTTGGTGCTCACAGGGTGCGCGAGTAGCGCCAAGCGAGACCTCGCGCCAGCTGACCCAGCGGCCATTGAAAGTTTCGAGCTCAGCGGCCGGGTGAGCGTCAAGGTCAAGGCGGAGAATAAGGGTTATCCGGGAAAGATACGCTGGCAGCACCAAGGTGCGATGGAGGATCTATGGATCTATACGCCTCTCGGTAATCTCGTGGCCCATCTGGAGCAAGACGAGAACACTGCGGCGATCACCACGGCGGAAGGGGAGGAATACCGCGCCGGCACCCTGGCTTTTCTCGCGCGCGATGTCCTGGGCTACGATCTGCCCATCGATGCCTTGCAATACTGGGTCCGCGGCCTAGAGTGGCCAAAGGGCCGCACGAGCCGCGTGGTGAAAGATGACAAAGGGCGCTTGGCCGTGCTGGCACAGGACCACTGGGAAGTGTCCTATCAAGCGTGGGGCGATCACGATGGGTTACCCTCGAAAATGATCGTGGAAAACGAAGAGATGAAGCTAAGCCTGGTCATAGACCAGTGGCGGTTGCGCGATCTGGGCGAAGGGGAGAGCAAATAG
- a CDS encoding 4-(cytidine 5'-diphospho)-2-C-methyl-D-erythritol kinase — protein MRIPAPAKLNLFLHVTGRRPDGYHLLHTLFRFIEYGDELSLTLRPDGQVSRGEGPREVAPEQDLSVRAARLLQAETGCKLGVDLRIVKRIPMGGGLGGGSSDAASVLVGLNRLWGLGLSRPALMVLGAKLGADVPVFVFGRSAFAQGVGDELSAIRIAPAWYVVLTPSIHVATTAVFAEPKLTRNSNPLRIPAFFAGQGRNDLEAVVRERHVEVDRCLRWLAEQGPATMSGSGACVFRAVDSEAQARAILARLPENMAGFVARGLDQHPLYHWLNHGLGAGSEK, from the coding sequence CTGAGAATTCCTGCCCCGGCCAAACTCAATTTGTTCCTGCATGTCACCGGCCGCCGCCCGGACGGCTACCATCTGCTCCATACCCTCTTCCGCTTTATCGAGTATGGCGATGAGTTGTCCCTCACCCTGCGCCCGGATGGGCAGGTGAGCCGTGGCGAGGGGCCTCGAGAGGTGGCGCCGGAACAAGATCTCAGTGTGCGGGCTGCCCGGTTGTTGCAGGCCGAAACCGGCTGCAAACTCGGGGTGGATCTGCGAATCGTCAAACGCATTCCCATGGGCGGCGGGTTGGGAGGAGGGAGTTCGGATGCCGCTAGTGTGCTAGTGGGATTGAACAGGCTCTGGGGGCTTGGGCTTTCCCGGCCAGCGCTCATGGTCTTGGGCGCTAAACTGGGCGCGGATGTTCCGGTTTTCGTGTTTGGGCGAAGCGCTTTTGCGCAAGGGGTCGGCGATGAGTTATCCGCTATTCGCATCGCGCCCGCCTGGTACGTGGTGCTAACTCCAAGCATCCATGTGGCCACGACAGCGGTTTTCGCTGAGCCGAAATTGACACGAAATTCGAATCCCCTCAGAATACCCGCCTTTTTTGCAGGGCAAGGACGTAACGACCTTGAGGCCGTCGTCCGGGAGCGCCACGTGGAAGTAGACCGGTGCCTGCGCTGGTTGGCCGAACAAGGGCCTGCAACCATGAGCGGTTCCGGGGCCTGTGTGTTCCGTGCGGTGGATTCAGAGGCGCAAGCGCGGGCAATTCTCGCGAGGCTTCCAGAAAACATGGCCGGGTTCGTGGCGCGCGGGTTGGATCAACATCCCCTGTACCATTGGCTTAACCATGGGCTTGGCGCGGGGTCCGAGAAATAA
- a CDS encoding tetratricopeptide repeat protein: MPMPQGSVFISVVYLLVFGGCAQSGTAVRPASNSVHLAFSDVLLSQLSDPAEDNASEGITPGGDERAQGAAEEAVPRGSLPQRALDQEILYKFLLSEIAGQRGNAQLAAQGYYDLAKSTRDPRLAKRAAEAASHAKMNALALDAALLWYDTDKGNKQAQQALANAFVSANKLQEAKPHLQQLIAKESNPVQALLQLNNLLSRHQDKNAVLTLVRDVAKSYPKAPEAHFAVAQAAVGASKFDVASAEIKEALKLKPDWEAAHLFNAQLIQQSESPAKAQEYLRGVVEQYPKAKDLRLAYARALVNGKQLPAAKAQYEKLLEELPNHADLVVTTGLISLQLNDFPSAERYLKRALDLNYKDPEAIKFYLGQTFEEQKRTGEAMKWYQSVEGGEQYVSAHTRYAFFLAKQNKLSEARQHLKQVRAEDEEQRIQLTQAEAHILREAKSFQESYDLLKKALEGKPDHLYLLYDLAMVAERLQKIDVLESSLRRVIQLKPDHAQAYNALGYTLADRNERLPEAKQYVEKALKLSPGDAFILDSLGWVHYRMGNHKEGLEYLQQAFAQRQDPEIAAHLGEVLWKNGRQADAEKIWRDSLKEHPENDVLVDTVKRFLR; encoded by the coding sequence ATGCCCATGCCGCAGGGTTCGGTTTTTATCTCCGTAGTTTATTTGCTGGTGTTCGGGGGCTGCGCGCAGTCCGGCACGGCTGTAAGGCCCGCTTCGAACTCTGTCCATCTTGCTTTCTCGGACGTGCTTTTGAGCCAGCTGAGCGATCCAGCCGAGGACAACGCCAGTGAAGGGATCACTCCCGGTGGCGATGAGCGCGCCCAGGGCGCCGCGGAGGAAGCTGTTCCGCGCGGCTCGCTTCCCCAGCGAGCTCTCGACCAGGAAATCCTCTACAAGTTCCTGTTGAGCGAAATCGCGGGCCAGCGCGGTAACGCCCAACTTGCCGCCCAGGGTTACTACGATCTTGCCAAGAGCACGCGCGATCCGCGCTTGGCGAAGCGGGCCGCGGAAGCGGCGTCCCACGCCAAGATGAATGCCCTTGCGCTGGATGCGGCATTGCTTTGGTACGACACGGACAAGGGCAATAAGCAGGCGCAACAAGCCCTCGCCAATGCCTTTGTATCGGCCAACAAGCTCCAGGAAGCCAAACCCCATCTTCAGCAACTCATCGCCAAGGAAAGTAATCCCGTGCAGGCGCTCTTGCAGCTCAACAACCTGCTGTCGCGCCACCAGGATAAGAATGCTGTACTCACCTTGGTGAGGGACGTGGCGAAGTCCTACCCCAAAGCCCCCGAGGCTCATTTCGCCGTCGCGCAGGCCGCGGTGGGTGCGAGCAAGTTCGATGTGGCGTCCGCGGAAATCAAGGAGGCACTCAAGCTCAAACCCGATTGGGAGGCCGCGCATCTTTTCAACGCCCAATTGATCCAGCAAAGCGAATCGCCCGCGAAGGCCCAGGAATATTTGCGCGGCGTCGTGGAGCAATACCCCAAAGCCAAGGATCTGCGGCTGGCATACGCGCGCGCGCTGGTGAACGGCAAGCAGTTGCCCGCCGCGAAAGCTCAGTACGAGAAATTACTGGAAGAATTACCCAATCACGCGGATTTGGTGGTGACCACCGGTCTCATCAGCTTGCAGCTCAACGATTTTCCCTCGGCGGAACGCTATCTCAAGCGCGCACTCGACCTGAATTACAAGGATCCCGAAGCCATCAAGTTCTATCTCGGGCAGACCTTCGAGGAGCAAAAACGGACCGGCGAGGCCATGAAGTGGTATCAGTCCGTGGAAGGCGGCGAACAATACGTTTCCGCGCACACGCGCTATGCTTTTTTTCTTGCCAAGCAAAACAAATTGAGCGAAGCGCGCCAGCACCTGAAACAAGTGCGCGCGGAGGACGAGGAGCAGAGGATTCAACTCACGCAAGCCGAAGCTCATATATTGCGCGAGGCCAAATCTTTCCAGGAATCCTACGATCTGCTCAAGAAAGCGCTCGAAGGAAAGCCTGACCACCTCTATTTGCTCTACGATCTCGCCATGGTGGCGGAGCGCTTGCAGAAGATCGACGTGCTGGAATCGAGCCTCCGGCGCGTGATCCAGCTCAAACCCGACCACGCCCAAGCCTACAACGCCCTGGGTTACACGCTGGCCGATCGCAACGAACGCTTGCCCGAAGCCAAGCAGTACGTCGAGAAGGCATTGAAGCTCTCCCCTGGGGACGCCTTCATTCTCGACAGTCTAGGTTGGGTGCACTACCGCATGGGCAATCACAAGGAAGGCTTGGAGTATTTGCAGCAGGCCTTCGCCCAGCGCCAGGATCCAGAGATAGCGGCGCACCTGGGGGAAGTTCTTTGGAAGAATGGCCGCCAGGCGGACGCGGAGAAAATTTGGCGCGATTCCCTCAAGGAGCATCCCGAGAACGATGTGCTGGTGGACACCGTCAAGCGCTTCCTGCGCTGA
- a CDS encoding ABC transporter ATP-binding protein, translating to MSESNQSEVTVSAQDLSRNYGDKRAVRDVNVELRRGEVLGLLGPNGAGKTTTMQMLTGNLAPTTGSVSICGVDLLEHPTQAKTRIGYLPESPPLYRELTVDEFLRLAARLHRVPKQQATEAVANAKRKCGLWDAGGRVIGTLSKGYQQRVGIAQAIIHSPDVVILDEPTVGLDPNQIRDIREFIRELGGKHSVILSTHILPEVEAICDRVQIMYQGTIVYNDSIEALKRSRKAQTIRLGLRHSPSMDNIKALPGVTAVEPGRDGLLRVFHADHQDPTDALVRAAVEGNWGLFHLAGEEASLEDVFAQLTQGDEPAPLAKGAA from the coding sequence ATGAGCGAATCCAACCAATCTGAAGTAACGGTATCCGCCCAGGATCTGTCCCGCAACTACGGGGATAAGCGCGCCGTGCGGGACGTCAATGTCGAATTGCGCCGTGGCGAAGTATTAGGCCTACTCGGCCCCAACGGCGCTGGTAAGACCACCACGATGCAAATGCTCACGGGGAATCTCGCCCCCACCACGGGCAGCGTCAGCATTTGCGGCGTGGATCTGCTGGAACATCCCACGCAAGCGAAAACTCGTATCGGCTATCTGCCCGAATCGCCTCCCTTGTATCGCGAACTCACCGTGGACGAGTTCTTGCGCCTGGCCGCCCGGCTGCACCGCGTTCCCAAGCAGCAGGCCACCGAGGCGGTGGCCAACGCCAAACGCAAGTGCGGGTTGTGGGACGCCGGAGGGCGGGTGATCGGGACCCTTTCCAAGGGTTACCAGCAACGCGTGGGCATCGCGCAGGCCATCATCCATTCCCCGGACGTGGTGATACTGGATGAGCCCACCGTGGGATTGGACCCCAATCAAATTCGCGACATCCGGGAATTCATTCGCGAACTGGGAGGCAAGCACAGCGTCATCCTCTCCACGCACATCCTGCCCGAGGTGGAGGCCATATGCGATCGCGTGCAAATCATGTATCAGGGCACTATCGTCTACAACGACAGCATCGAGGCCCTGAAGCGCTCGCGCAAGGCTCAGACCATTCGCCTTGGCCTGCGACATTCCCCTTCCATGGACAACATCAAGGCGCTGCCTGGGGTCACGGCGGTGGAACCGGGGCGTGACGGATTATTGCGGGTGTTTCACGCGGACCACCAGGACCCCACCGACGCGCTGGTGCGCGCAGCGGTGGAGGGCAATTGGGGGCTTTTCCATTTGGCGGGCGAGGAAGCCTCCTTGGAGGACGTTTTCGCGCAACTGACGCAGGGCGATGAGCCCGCGCCGCTGGCCAAGGGGGCCGCATGA